One part of the Pseudomonas leptonychotis genome encodes these proteins:
- a CDS encoding response regulator, translating to MITPADSRPLLLLVDDEATNLQVLRHILQDDYRLLFAKDGAKALEMVERERPNLILLDVMMPGMTGYEVCQALKTQPELEAIPVIFVTALADVEDETRGFAVGAVDYITKPISPPIVRARVRTHLSLVRMDELRLTRLQIVQRLGMAAEYKDNETGLHVIRMSHFSKVLALAAGYSEAAAEELLNAAPMHDVGKIGIPDAVLRKPGKLDEQEWAVMRQHVEIGAQIIGEHPSGLLRTAQRIALTHHEKWDGSGYPNGLTGEDIPLEGRIVAIADVFDALTSVRPYKAAWSVEDAVALLQKESGRHFDPQLVELFIQQLPAILEIKERWAEQA from the coding sequence ATGATAACGCCAGCCGATTCTCGTCCACTGCTCCTGTTGGTTGATGACGAAGCGACCAACCTGCAAGTGCTCAGGCATATCCTGCAGGATGACTACCGCCTGCTATTTGCCAAGGACGGAGCCAAGGCCCTGGAAATGGTCGAACGTGAACGTCCTAACCTGATTTTGTTGGATGTGATGATGCCGGGTATGACCGGTTATGAGGTCTGCCAAGCACTCAAGACTCAGCCTGAACTAGAGGCCATTCCGGTGATCTTTGTCACGGCATTGGCAGATGTTGAAGATGAAACTCGCGGCTTTGCAGTCGGAGCGGTTGATTACATCACCAAGCCCATCAGTCCGCCGATTGTTCGGGCGCGGGTGCGCACGCACCTGTCACTGGTACGTATGGATGAACTGCGCCTGACCCGTTTGCAGATCGTCCAACGTCTGGGCATGGCTGCTGAGTACAAGGACAACGAGACTGGGCTGCATGTCATCCGCATGAGCCACTTCTCTAAGGTTTTGGCCTTGGCGGCGGGTTATAGCGAAGCGGCGGCCGAAGAATTGCTTAACGCAGCACCGATGCATGATGTCGGTAAAATTGGCATCCCCGATGCGGTACTGCGCAAGCCCGGCAAGCTCGATGAGCAGGAATGGGCGGTGATGCGTCAGCATGTTGAAATCGGCGCGCAGATTATCGGCGAACACCCTTCAGGCTTGTTGCGCACCGCTCAGCGAATTGCCTTGACGCACCATGAGAAGTGGGATGGCAGTGGTTACCCTAATGGGTTAACTGGTGAAGATATTCCTCTAGAAGGTCGCATCGTGGCGATTGCCGATGTGTTTGATGCGCTGACCAGTGTGCGGCCCTATAAGGCGGCTTGGTCGGTGGAGGATGCCGTGGCGCTGTTACAGAAGGAAAGCGGTCGGCATTTCGATCCGCAACTGGTCGAGCTGTTTATTCAGCAATTGCCGGCGATTCTGGAAATCAAAGAGCGCTGGGCTGAACAAGCGTAA